In Tachysurus fulvidraco isolate hzauxx_2018 chromosome 9, HZAU_PFXX_2.0, whole genome shotgun sequence, the sequence tttttttcttaaagtgataATGTATTCGCTTTAATTTTATCACCGTATTGACttatttataaaacactgaaaatataaaatacactgaatgcagattgttttatttaaaaaaaaagaaagtcagcCAGATTACAACATGATGATGAGAACAAAAGCTCTGCTGTTGAACCCGTTAAACCGAAGGCCGTACTTTAGGACTAACGCTAACGAGAGCCGTCGTGTTGCTGCTTGTGGTTCAGGTTCAGTTTACGAGCTCTTCGGGAGAGCATGTTCTCTCTCCACTGGAGAACTGGTGAAGATCATCGACATAACCATCACCAGATTCATCGCACAGACTGCAGACGGGACGGAGATCATCCTGCCGTTAGATtatccaggtgtgtgtgtgtgtgtgtgtgtgtgtgggagtgaagTCAAGTAAATGTTATGTGATGTGAGTTTGGCACTTTAACTATTAAGTAACATAAAtattgtaaaagtaaaaagtattgatgacaaaaatattacagttttattctattataaaactattaatcattattaatgaCATGATTTTTGGGGTGTGTTATAaagataagaataataataagataaacctttattcgtcccacaatggggacatttctctgttacagcagcaaagagaaagaaatacaaatatataaaagaatagagacataaatataatatacactataaacacaacacactataatatacagtataaacactacacactataatatacagtataaacactacacaatataatatacactataaacacaacacactataatatacagtataaacacaacacactataatatacagtataaacactatacactataatatacagtataaacactacacaatataatatacagtataaacactacacaatataatatacagtataaacactacacaatataatatacagtataaacacaatataatatacagtataaacacgaGTAAGTAGTTACTGTTCTATAAACTTGTTATATGGACTTTTATTCTGAGGTTTAATTTCAGACTCTTTTCTTCCACTCGTTCTTCACGTCTTTGCACTTCATCCGTTTCTGACTGATTTTGTTGCGACTCATAAACAAATCACCTGAAATCCTGAACTGTTCCTTCAGTTCTACAAAGATTTTCTGGCATTATTTTGAACCCGAGTTTAAAgtgtgaataaaacatgactcaactttaaaaaaaatctttttaaatgacttctaaaattattttttttatctttatttctattaattaaaGTTATTAACATGAACTTATAAAGATTTAGTGATTTAGTGACTGATTTAGTGATTAATACTGAATTAATGTTAatcacaatatttatatatgaatgATAAAGACttgtttaaatattcaaataaatgtttcGAGCAGAAAATAACCATTAACAGGTTCTGTAAATAAACTACACATTATTATATTCTTATTAATACCAGGTTAAAGctagctagcgttagctacattGAGCTGCATCACTCAAATATTagcaaacaaacagtaaaatgttgcAGTTTGTGAGGCTgaatttattaagaaaatgtttaattacCTTGATGCTAAACTTTAAAGTGTATattgtaatgaataaaataagaattagCAAGAACTGTAGCTGCGCTGGGTCTCTAGGTCTGCGTCGATCCAATTCGCTGCAGCTATTATTGGCTATTATTTGAATTCATCTGGGAATGTTTGCTTGCACATTGTTCATACTAGCAACCAGTCTGGATTTAACATTGCTTTCAAAACAGGTGCAAAATAAAACTTATTAATGTAACTTTCATTTATCTAAAGACTGCCATGTTGAATAACAGCAGTCGAGCCTGGAATGgaaaacgttaaaaaaaaagctcattatttttactattactattaatattaaccaacatgttttttttaaactccaaaATAACTATCCAGATCTTCAGATTTTGTTTCTACATCCatctaaaaatgtataatttctgTAAAAGGTCTCTTCAGGATCGTAGCAGACCCCGAGCCTTATCTGAGCGTCCAGGAGATCGTGCACTCGCTGAAGGTCGGTGATCATGTCCTCGGCCAGCCCGTGTTCGTGTCCACGGGTAAAATCACTCTTCCACAAGGCTCgctgaagaagagagagagcttcCGAATTACCTCCATCCTTCGTGATCTGAACGGTGGTGAAGACCAAATTGTATGCGAGGTTCTCCATCGTGAGCCAAAGTTCTGCTTCATGCTCAGCTTCTCGCAGAAAGGGAATTTCACAGAATGTGAAGATGATCAGTTTTACACACTCCAAGAGCTTGCAAAGTGGAAAATCCCTAATGGAAGGAAGCGAATCGTGACCATAGTAAAAGATTTACCTGTGAAGGATTTGCTGTTCTCAAATTTGTTGGAAAACGTGTTTGGAGAGTTGATGTTATCTCCTGTGTACGAGTTACAAGCCGTCACATCGGGTAAGCATTAAAGGTTCTCATGTGAACATTGTGTAGTAGCTTAGAACCGCTCAGGTGTAAACGACACTACTGCTCATATTTCATTAGCATAGACTTTCAACTACAGACATTTTCTAGAGTAGGTTTCCCAAAGCTGGTCTTGAAGAACAAGCACATCCTCTTCAGCTCAGGAATGAAGGACCAGTAGCTGGTCACTCAAATGAGGTGTGTTGGGAGAAAGACAGATCCttaatgagcaaaccagaggtAATGGTGGCAAGGAGCACCAACACCTTAAGTTAGAGATAAGAAGTCTGGAGTTTTCTGGTTAACTCTGGATGGTGGGATTCTTATGTTATGCTCCAGCTCCATTGTTGAATGAATCCATGATTGAAAATATACAAGCGAACAGTTCTGACTGTGCTGAAAAATACACTGAGCATAGGGTAGTTACAGTGAAGTGAAGAGGCAACCAGGTGAAATCATCTACAGCAGAAATGCATATTTTATCATCAGTGGGAGGTTTTAGAGCAGGGCTTTCCAATAAAAACTCAAATCTAAACCTATTCATGAATTTTAATTATTCTATATTATTTCACCTACTAATGTTAGTCCTAGATTTCTTTTAAATGGATCTGAATTTTTTAGCTgaatggtgtacagtggtgtagaaTCTGCAAACACCAAAGAAAGTAAGACTTCGCTTCTAATGTCCCAAATCAAAGCAAAGGTCACTCAGTTTCCAAGCATCACTGttctttaaacattatttaaactTAAAATGTCCCCTAATCTGTGTAATATACACAGTTGAGTGTCTTGGCTCAACCCTTTGGCAGCACCTACAAGGAAACTAAAGAGGTCCTAAAACAGACCCTTATGGATCACCACAAGTTACTTCTTCTTAACTTTAAACTGTATCACATTTACAGACTGACAGATCAGATATGCACCAGGACACAGCTGTAAACCCCTAAAACATCAACAACCTAGAAGAATATGAGGTTCTTTAGTATAATAAGACAAAGTGGGATCAAGTAATACAATCTATGAGACAGCAGCATTcatctaaatctaatctaattaaatCCTAAGTGAAACCTTTCACACATTACAATAGAAACAGAGACATATTTGTACCGACTCATCACataggttttattttaaaataattcataaaatcAGCTTTAAACATCGCTGAATACACATTCTCTACACCCGCTGTCACTCGTTATCTTTTCCTCCACAGTGGGGAAGGACAAAGTCGTCATTCCATCCAACCTGGACGTGGAAGTCATGGAAGTGACGGATCAGATTGACACAAGCGCTTTCATCCATCCACTTTCCCTTCAGGACGTTTTCCAAAAACCTTGTGAGATCTTTCCATTTGTGGCTGAAGTGATTGAAAGCCCTACAATTGAAGTAAACATGCCAGAAGAGATGGCATTCCTGTCCAATTGCAAACAAATCATCGTACACTGTGCTTACAAAGCCAAGCGAATCCTTGCCACAGAAATCCGCCAAGAATCACCGAAACATTTCCTGATTCCTTCAAGCTATAACGGACGATTAAAGCGGCGACCTCGTGAATTTCCGACGTCGTACGACCTAAAGCGAGCACAAAGCAACACTGAAAACCTGCACGTTGTGGCGACCAGGGCTTTTGATTCTGTTTATGATGGTCTGGCCTCTGTTCTTGTGGGGGATGAGTTtcagataaagaaaaaagaacctaATCATGTTGAAAACAGAGATACGGCAGAATTTCTGAAGTGTTTGAAGATTAAGGGGAAGTCCCAGGAGGTTGTGCGTCTCCCAATGTTTATAGATGGTGGGTTTATGGAAGTCATCCATGATAAACGACAGTATTCCATTTCAGAGATCTGCCATTGGTTCCCTTTGCCGTTTAACGTCAAGGTTTCCGTTCGTGACCTTTCTTTAAAGGAGGACATTTTGGCTGGAGCTCCAGGTCTACGAATTGAGGAGGAAATTATTGACCCTTATCTGCTTGTCTCTTCCACTGACCTCTCGTCCTGGTGGGAGATTTCAGTGAATCGCACTCACATGACCCTTCACATGGATAAAAGGTGGCATGGCGGGGAACCGCCGTCTGGTGTGACCCCGTTTGTTGAAATGATTTCTGAGAAAAGTTACTACACCATGAGGAGGTATGCTGTAGCCACGGTAACACCCCCACCGCGCCCTCCGAAAACACCCAGACGGCCTCCAGAGCGACCAATCAGGACACAGCaaacaaaatcagaaaaaaCCTCCACCTGCTCGCCAAAGgtaattatgtcgctttgtagaagccaacattctgttttcctgtttaagcttagacaaaaatttatcaagagtaactcctcctagggcttttgagccacattcaccaaattcggatatgttgtagaccctggtctgaagtttgttgcttttacttttctaagcgatccgagtaccggtacttctggtaccaggtctcaaatttgcctttttccccatagactcccgtTATAaattttagaggtttataaatcggcaagctttcgaactatctacaccaaactcggccagctcctttagggtgatactctgaacaaaggtttaaattggtgtaccgactggacTTTCGGTTGtcctgcagccccgcccccaacatatgcaaaatcaaaaaaaattgcacaaaacacagaacaatGTTGGGAACTTTctcacaggtattctgatgacgtcacatgatgtcacgtgaaaatcaaaaattagcacaacatgtgacatatcaaacacTCAGCGTAATGTAGGGAACTTCCAcaagagtattcagatgacgtcacatgctcttCTCCACtttcctccaaatgttttggcaccctagctttctgtccacttgcctccaaaagtaacactaacccttatgtccattCACCTCcaaaaaa encodes:
- the themis gene encoding protein THEMIS, coding for MMAMTLSEFTRSLDPETLPRILQIQSGIYCPGSVYELFGRACSLSTGELVKIIDITITRFIAQTADGTEIILPLDYPGLFRIVADPEPYLSVQEIVHSLKVGDHVLGQPVFVSTGKITLPQGSLKKRESFRITSILRDLNGGEDQIVCEVLHREPKFCFMLSFSQKGNFTECEDDQFYTLQELAKWKIPNGRKRIVTIVKDLPVKDLLFSNLLENVFGELMLSPVYELQAVTSVGKDKVVIPSNLDVEVMEVTDQIDTSAFIHPLSLQDVFQKPCEIFPFVAEVIESPTIEVNMPEEMAFLSNCKQIIVHCAYKAKRILATEIRQESPKHFLIPSSYNGRLKRRPREFPTSYDLKRAQSNTENLHVVATRAFDSVYDGLASVLVGDEFQIKKKEPNHVENRDTAEFLKCLKIKGKSQEVVRLPMFIDGGFMEVIHDKRQYSISEICHWFPLPFNVKVSVRDLSLKEDILAGAPGLRIEEEIIDPYLLVSSTDLSSWWEISVNRTHMTLHMDKRWHGGEPPSGVTPFVEMISEKSYYTMRRYAVATVTPPPRPPKTPRRPPERPIRTQQTKSEKTSTCSPKLTVKSRESPTNSNTAEMEKNTIIPATLPRITVQTAVSRGHSLEDVCVNQTKDDDAHDYEYIDEDELEKIRKQFSEQSVSISAKDKPSNTI